Proteins from a single region of Pyrus communis chromosome 6, drPyrComm1.1, whole genome shotgun sequence:
- the LOC137735886 gene encoding 3beta-hydroxysteroid-dehydrogenase/decarboxylase-like has translation MLYYWFFLSGRTFASSMSKLLLFVSFGLYGYRILPPKMLGFTLKTLSLSCFEIPETVVKDKIASIAYLWNKGVCYLRLLARGHGWDIFFKFAASLFFLKLILSQALTVLIGVVLVLAFALFFVCEQYESEIDGLAKLLFDGFVSVSESLRRKLHASMQLYLEKHGILHHDKVWVKESSFALSGKDW, from the exons ATGTTGTATTACTGGTTTTTCCTTTCTGGAAGAACTTTTGCCTCATCTATGTCCAAGCTTCTGCTGTTTGTTTCATTTGGCCTTTATGGATACAGGATTCTACCACCCAAGAT GTTGGGTTTTACCCTTAAGACACTATCTTTATCTTGTTTTGAGATTCCTGAAACGGTAGTGAAAGATAAGATAGCAAGCATAGCGTATTTGTGGAACAAAGGGGTTTGTTATTTGAGACTACTGGCCCGAGGACATGGCTGGGATATTTTCTTCAAG TTTGCAGCATCCCTCTTTTTCCTCAAGTTGATTTTGTCTCAAGCCTTGACTGTGTTAATAGGTGTAG TGCTGGTGTTGGCCTTCGCCCTATTTTTCGTTTGTGAACAATATGAATCGGAAATAGATGGATTGGCAAAGCTCCTGTTCGACGGATTCGTATCAGTTTCTGAGTCATTGAGAAGAAAACTACATGCTTCTATGCAACTGTATCTTGAAAAACATGGAATCTTGCATCACGATAAAG tttgggtgaaggaatcaagctttgCATTGAGTGGGAAAGATTGGTAA
- the LOC137737317 gene encoding ubiquitin-related modifier 1 homolog 2-like, with translation MKKKFRPYSVLVILRTSASPGFNDQVIIPAPENLTSGEFPCGSLRKDICDCLELLCNSVKIHNVNVEMQNGAEKLTMKDLLSWIRTHLIKERPEMFMKGDTVRPGVLALVNDCDWELSGQLDTTLEEKDVVVFISTLHGG, from the exons ATGAAAAAGAAATTCCGTCCCTACTCAGTGCTTGTAATTCTACGGACGTCtgcttcaccaggattcaacgaTCAAGTCATAATTCCAGCACCGGAAAACTTGACTTCTGGCGAATTTCCGTGTGGTTCTCTCAGAAAGGATATTTGTGATT GTTTAGAGCTTCTATGCAACTCTGTAAAAATTCATAATGTCAACGTTGAAATGCAAAACGGAGCAGAAAAG cTAACCATGAAGGATTTGCTCTCCTGGATCCGTACCCATTTGATCAAGGAGAGGCCTGAAATGTTTATGAAAGGGGATACTGT GAGACCCG gTGTTCTAGCCCTTGTGAACGATTGCGATTGGGAGCTGAGCGGGCAACTTGATACAACGCTAGAGGAGAAGGATGTGGTTGTTTTCATTTCAACCTTGCACGGTGGATAG